A genome region from Arthrobacter sp. SLBN-100 includes the following:
- a CDS encoding DsbA family oxidoreductase, which translates to MKIEIWSDVACPWCYIGKRRFETALASFEHRDSVEVKWRSYQLDPTLPEHYDGTELEYLSTRKGIPAHQVSQMFQHVTEQANGEGLEYRFEAVVVANSFTAHRLIHLAAVHGKQDEAKERLLSDHFEHGKDIGSLEYLASLALDLGINKDEAEELFTTDKYADDVRFDFEEGRALGISGVPFFVIDRKFGLSGAQPAETFTAALNQAWQAANPLVLVNSTDGDACGPDGCQI; encoded by the coding sequence ATGAAGATTGAGATCTGGTCCGACGTCGCGTGCCCGTGGTGCTACATCGGCAAGCGCCGCTTTGAGACTGCCCTTGCCAGCTTCGAGCACCGCGATTCAGTGGAAGTGAAATGGCGCAGCTACCAGCTGGACCCCACCCTGCCCGAGCACTATGACGGGACGGAGCTGGAGTACCTCAGCACCCGCAAGGGCATCCCGGCGCACCAGGTCTCACAGATGTTCCAGCACGTCACCGAGCAGGCCAACGGTGAGGGACTGGAGTACCGGTTCGAGGCAGTAGTGGTGGCGAACAGCTTCACCGCCCACCGCCTGATCCATCTCGCCGCCGTTCACGGCAAGCAGGATGAAGCCAAGGAACGCCTGCTCAGCGACCACTTCGAGCACGGCAAGGACATCGGCAGCCTCGAATACCTGGCGTCCCTCGCCTTGGACCTGGGCATCAACAAGGACGAGGCGGAAGAACTGTTCACCACGGACAAGTACGCCGACGACGTCCGCTTCGACTTCGAGGAAGGCCGGGCGCTGGGCATCAGCGGGGTGCCGTTCTTCGTCATCGACCGCAAGTTCGGCCTTTCCGGCGCCCAGCCGGCCGAGACGTTCACGGCCGCACTCAACCAGGCGTGGCAGGCCGCAAATCCCCTGGTGCTGGTCAACTCCACCGACGGCGACGCCTGCGGCCCGGACGGTTGCCAGATCTAG
- a CDS encoding phosphodiesterase → MEHIEAEHPRPRHFLLHLSDPHLLGGPDPLYGVVDSEERLIQLFEEVKASGARPEAVIFTGDLADKGDPEAYVKLRAIVEPACRELGAEVIWAMGNHDNRANFRKGLLDQPGNDDPLDHSYFINGLRVITLDTSVPGFHHGELDDSQLDWLARELDTPAPDGTILALHHPPVPSVLDLSVLVELRDQASLAAVVRDSDVRTILAGHLHYSTTANFAGVPVSVASASCYTQDLNVPVGGTRGQDGGQSFNLVHVYEHTIVHSVVPLGSSTTVGEYVPPEETERRLAAAGIRIPETAKQRNSVKHGLPTSR, encoded by the coding sequence ATGGAGCACATCGAGGCCGAACATCCCCGGCCACGCCACTTCCTACTCCACCTGAGCGATCCCCACTTGTTGGGAGGTCCGGATCCCCTCTACGGCGTCGTAGACAGCGAAGAGCGGCTCATCCAGCTCTTCGAAGAGGTCAAAGCATCCGGGGCGAGGCCCGAAGCGGTCATCTTCACCGGAGACCTTGCAGACAAGGGCGATCCGGAAGCCTATGTGAAGCTCCGGGCCATCGTTGAGCCTGCCTGCCGGGAACTGGGGGCAGAAGTTATCTGGGCCATGGGAAACCATGACAACCGGGCGAACTTCCGGAAGGGCCTGCTGGACCAGCCCGGCAACGACGACCCCCTGGACCACAGCTACTTCATTAACGGCCTGCGCGTCATCACCCTGGACACGTCAGTCCCGGGCTTCCACCATGGCGAACTTGATGACTCCCAGCTCGACTGGCTGGCGCGGGAACTGGACACCCCGGCCCCTGACGGCACCATTCTGGCGCTCCACCACCCGCCTGTTCCCTCCGTCCTGGACCTTTCGGTCCTGGTGGAGCTCAGGGACCAGGCATCCCTGGCAGCGGTAGTCCGGGACTCGGATGTCCGGACCATCCTGGCCGGCCACCTGCACTACTCCACCACAGCGAACTTTGCCGGCGTCCCCGTCTCTGTCGCCTCCGCCAGTTGCTACACCCAGGACCTGAACGTTCCCGTGGGGGGTACCCGGGGGCAGGACGGCGGGCAGTCGTTCAACCTGGTGCATGTTTACGAGCACACCATCGTGCACTCGGTGGTCCCGCTGGGAAGTTCAACGACGGTAGGCGAGTATGTGCCGCCGGAAGAGACAGAGCGCCGGCTGGCAGCGGCAGGAATCCGGATCCCGGAAACCGCAAAGCAGCGGAACAGCGTGAAGCACGGCCTGCCCACAAGCCGCTAG
- a CDS encoding oxygenase MpaB family protein encodes MRSFLRKWQHELKKTFTGRADSVPDWVAKLAEGDDPGYHLPGSAVWAVHGSMSPIVAGIRTLLMQSLHPGALAGVHEHSSFREDPLTRLAATIRWIFTVTYGSKAAAQEASRRVQRLHEPVHGSFVDNQGTPRNYSANDPELASWIHIAFTDAFLTAHKLWGGPIPGGPDAYVREWAQAGRLMGIEDPPLSEAAMRAQLDRWYQNGELRVDRQVEETVEFIRNPPLHPMFRPGYRVLFAGAVYSLEPRYRQMLGLSVPRLGPFPLPVKLATKVVLGVVRLALGRRSTSELAARERLRRLGFAEVEGAAQGGWKVDDGQTKEPGPDDAGPGSNRRRMGDLNPRGR; translated from the coding sequence ATGCGCAGCTTCCTTCGGAAATGGCAGCACGAACTCAAGAAGACCTTTACCGGCAGGGCCGATTCAGTCCCAGACTGGGTGGCCAAGCTCGCAGAAGGAGATGACCCCGGCTACCACCTCCCGGGCTCGGCCGTTTGGGCGGTGCACGGCTCCATGTCCCCGATCGTGGCAGGAATCCGGACGCTGCTGATGCAGTCCCTTCACCCGGGAGCCCTTGCCGGCGTGCACGAGCACTCCAGCTTTCGCGAGGACCCCCTCACCCGCCTGGCAGCGACCATCCGCTGGATCTTCACCGTGACATACGGTTCCAAGGCTGCCGCGCAGGAGGCTTCACGGCGCGTGCAGCGCCTCCACGAGCCGGTACATGGCAGCTTCGTGGACAATCAGGGAACGCCGCGCAACTACAGCGCCAACGATCCAGAACTGGCAAGCTGGATCCATATAGCGTTTACGGACGCGTTCCTCACAGCCCACAAATTATGGGGCGGTCCCATCCCCGGCGGCCCGGATGCGTATGTCCGCGAGTGGGCGCAAGCCGGGCGGCTGATGGGCATCGAGGATCCGCCACTCAGCGAAGCCGCCATGCGGGCACAACTCGACCGGTGGTACCAGAACGGTGAGCTGCGGGTGGACCGCCAGGTGGAAGAGACGGTGGAATTTATCCGAAACCCGCCGCTGCATCCGATGTTTCGGCCCGGATACCGTGTTTTGTTTGCCGGAGCGGTCTACAGCCTCGAGCCCAGATACCGCCAGATGCTCGGCCTGTCCGTGCCACGGCTGGGCCCTTTCCCTCTGCCGGTGAAGCTCGCCACCAAGGTGGTGCTCGGCGTCGTCCGCCTTGCCCTGGGGCGGCGCAGCACGAGTGAACTGGCAGCCAGGGAACGGCTCCGGCGGCTGGGCTTCGCGGAAGTTGAAGGGGCTGCCCAAGGCGGCTGGAAGGTGGACGATGGGCAAACGAAAGAACCCGGTCCCGACGATGCGGGACCGGGTTCCAACCGGCGGAGAATGGGGGATTTGAACCCCCGAGGGCGTTAA
- a CDS encoding LytR C-terminal domain-containing protein, with protein sequence MARKKQQDASVLHGHHVVTGPELRATFEAGRDADDTAQVRRRVLHGVVLVLLIGLIIAAIITALAIINGRLKIPTAERADETVSSCPAGTFDYMPNDKVNLNVYNSTSRPGLARSVADEFLARKFVVGAVANIEAGYRGIAAVVSGPAGQSAAFSVQRNLPGSDYFQDGRTDGSVDVVLAQDYKALAPPELIDQTPGKLGCPRESRRVADDDKWPVMPSAAPTR encoded by the coding sequence ATGGCTAGGAAGAAGCAGCAGGACGCGAGCGTCCTCCACGGCCACCACGTCGTCACCGGCCCTGAGCTGAGGGCCACCTTCGAAGCAGGCCGCGACGCCGACGACACTGCTCAGGTGCGCCGCCGCGTGCTTCACGGCGTGGTGCTTGTGCTCCTCATCGGACTGATCATCGCAGCCATCATCACCGCGCTGGCCATCATCAACGGGCGCCTGAAGATCCCCACCGCGGAGCGGGCAGACGAAACGGTGTCCTCCTGCCCGGCCGGCACCTTTGACTACATGCCGAACGACAAGGTCAACCTCAACGTGTACAACTCCACCAGCAGGCCCGGGTTGGCACGGTCAGTGGCGGACGAGTTCCTGGCCCGGAAGTTCGTGGTGGGTGCGGTCGCCAATATCGAGGCCGGCTACCGCGGTATCGCCGCGGTGGTTTCCGGCCCGGCCGGCCAGTCCGCGGCGTTCAGCGTCCAGCGCAACCTGCCGGGCTCGGACTACTTCCAGGACGGCAGGACGGACGGCAGCGTGGACGTGGTCCTGGCCCAGGACTACAAGGCGCTGGCTCCGCCGGAGCTCATTGACCAGACGCCGGGCAAGCTGGGCTGCCCCCGCGAAAGCCGCCGCGTCGCGGACGACGACAAGTGGCCCGTCATGCCGTCGGCGGCGCCCACCCGCTGA
- a CDS encoding stealth family protein — MVEDLLFLRNVLVNAGIAYLLVRGNNDRPVIALDWKDRKKLRAALVAACRDEPFYSMSVDAKKKTSVLVADGDLSSNRQARIFRLYRPRVEPVGGFEFGASAGVQIELWAFEGEQLILPIENSLTRRTLLRQDAVRGTVERYGHTWPTIENMFADHASDISFDIDLVFSWVDGSSPEYIAARRSQQQGVVLGEGDDHEARFRQINELKYALRSVYMFAPWIRRIFIATDSPAPAWLADHPAVTIVRSEEFFSDPSVLPTHNSQAVECQLHHIEGLSEHFLYSNDDMFFGRPVGPDMFFTPGGITKFIEAETRIGLGENAAERSGFENAARVNRKLLWNRFGRITTRHLEHTAAPLRRSLVAQMEQEFPEEFRKTAASRFRAADNISVTNSFYHYYALLTGRAVTQTAAKVRYIDTTMRAGLNYLPKLRSKRNADFFCLNDGSFPEVGADERAELVTDFLEKYFPIKAPWEK, encoded by the coding sequence ATGGTCGAGGACCTGCTGTTCCTGCGCAATGTCCTGGTCAATGCCGGCATTGCCTACCTCCTGGTCCGCGGCAACAATGACCGGCCCGTCATCGCCCTGGACTGGAAGGACCGGAAGAAGCTCCGGGCCGCCCTGGTGGCGGCTTGCCGGGATGAGCCGTTCTACTCCATGTCCGTGGATGCGAAGAAGAAGACCTCCGTGCTGGTGGCCGACGGAGATCTCTCCTCCAACCGGCAGGCCCGCATCTTCCGCCTGTACCGCCCCCGGGTTGAACCCGTGGGAGGCTTCGAGTTCGGCGCCTCAGCCGGGGTGCAGATCGAGCTGTGGGCCTTCGAAGGCGAGCAGCTGATCCTGCCTATCGAGAACTCACTGACACGCCGCACGCTGCTGCGGCAGGACGCCGTCCGCGGCACCGTGGAACGCTACGGCCACACCTGGCCCACGATCGAGAACATGTTCGCCGACCATGCCAGCGACATCAGCTTCGACATCGACCTGGTGTTCTCCTGGGTCGACGGCAGCTCCCCCGAGTACATCGCAGCCCGGCGCTCCCAGCAGCAGGGCGTGGTCCTGGGTGAAGGCGACGACCACGAAGCCCGGTTCCGCCAGATCAATGAACTCAAGTATGCGCTCCGGTCCGTCTACATGTTCGCGCCGTGGATCCGCCGCATCTTCATCGCCACGGACTCCCCCGCACCTGCCTGGCTGGCGGACCACCCGGCAGTCACCATTGTCCGCAGCGAAGAGTTCTTCTCGGATCCTTCCGTGCTGCCCACCCACAACTCGCAGGCGGTGGAGTGCCAACTGCACCACATCGAAGGGCTCTCGGAGCACTTCCTGTATTCAAACGATGACATGTTCTTTGGCCGCCCTGTGGGCCCGGACATGTTCTTCACCCCGGGCGGCATCACAAAGTTCATCGAGGCGGAAACCCGGATTGGGCTGGGCGAGAACGCAGCCGAGCGCAGCGGCTTTGAAAACGCGGCCCGCGTCAACCGGAAACTGCTGTGGAACCGGTTCGGCCGGATCACCACCCGCCACCTGGAACACACGGCGGCACCGCTGCGGCGCAGCCTGGTGGCGCAGATGGAGCAGGAGTTCCCCGAAGAGTTCCGGAAGACGGCCGCCAGCCGGTTCCGTGCGGCGGACAACATCTCCGTCACCAACTCCTTCTACCACTACTACGCACTGCTCACGGGCCGCGCGGTCACCCAGACGGCCGCCAAGGTCCGCTACATAGACACCACCATGCGTGCCGGGCTGAACTACCTGCCCAAACTGCGGTCCAAGCGGAACGCGGACTTCTTCTGCCTGAACGATGGCAGCTTCCCGGAAGTCGGAGCGGACGAGCGGGCGGAGCTGGTGACGGACTTCCTGGAAAAGTACTTCCCGATCAAGGCACCCTGGGAGAAATAG
- a CDS encoding type II toxin-antitoxin system VapB family antitoxin codes for MIFKAVGEGRPYPDHGYNTPKEWAALPPRPVRLDELVTTKRTLDLEALLAEDSTFFGDLFPHVVQYRGTLYLEDGLHRAVRTALHQRTAIHARVLVIDG; via the coding sequence GTGATATTCAAAGCTGTGGGCGAGGGCCGCCCTTACCCTGACCATGGTTACAACACTCCCAAGGAGTGGGCTGCGCTGCCGCCGCGTCCGGTCAGGCTGGACGAGCTGGTGACCACCAAGCGCACGCTGGACCTGGAGGCGCTCCTCGCCGAGGATTCCACCTTCTTCGGTGACCTTTTTCCGCACGTGGTGCAGTACCGGGGAACCCTCTATCTTGAGGATGGCCTGCACCGCGCCGTCCGCACCGCCCTGCACCAGCGCACGGCGATCCACGCTCGTGTGCTGGTCATAGATGGCTAG
- a CDS encoding TetR/AcrR family transcriptional regulator, giving the protein MPRISAATNAEQRAETQRRILTAFGELLFSHGLPGLTMTDVARHAGVGRTAVYNYYADIEELLISYALDETEKFLSELREALGRLDNPVERLALYVRAQVVDLSRRHLPPGPAMGAVLSPSSFAKLADHVGELSVLLQGILRDGMEQGYLPVADVGQQAQLILGTLSSSAARGSDEPAELEARVARTVRFIQLGAGARFDGAGCPVRLAPLPAVAR; this is encoded by the coding sequence ATGCCCAGGATTTCAGCGGCCACCAACGCCGAGCAACGCGCGGAGACGCAGCGCCGCATCCTCACCGCCTTCGGCGAGCTCCTCTTTTCCCACGGCCTGCCCGGGCTGACCATGACCGATGTGGCCCGGCACGCGGGTGTAGGCCGCACCGCGGTCTACAACTACTACGCGGACATCGAAGAGCTGCTCATCTCCTACGCGCTGGATGAGACCGAAAAGTTCCTGTCCGAGCTGCGCGAGGCTTTGGGCCGCCTCGATAACCCGGTGGAGCGGCTGGCACTGTACGTCCGCGCCCAGGTGGTGGACCTCAGCCGCCGCCACCTCCCGCCGGGACCTGCCATGGGGGCCGTGCTGTCGCCGTCGTCCTTTGCCAAACTCGCCGACCACGTGGGCGAGCTGAGCGTCCTGCTGCAGGGCATCCTGCGCGACGGGATGGAGCAGGGTTACCTTCCCGTGGCCGACGTGGGCCAGCAGGCACAGCTGATCCTCGGCACTCTCTCGTCCAGCGCGGCCCGCGGCAGCGACGAGCCGGCGGAACTGGAAGCGCGTGTTGCCAGGACCGTCCGCTTCATCCAGCTGGGTGCCGGCGCAAGGTTCGACGGCGCCGGCTGCCCCGTCCGCCTGGCCCCGCTTCCCGCTGTGGCCCGCTGA
- a CDS encoding glutathione peroxidase: MTPLYPIPLTLNDGTKTDFGRFKGEVVMVVNVASNCGLTPQYAGLEALYEKFRDRGFNILGVPCNQFAGQEPGSDSEIAEFCERNYGVTFPLTVKADVRGKDQHPLYTELTRFKTGLLPGLVKWNFEKFLVNRDGEVVARFAPTVEPDSAEIIDAIDNALG, from the coding sequence GTGACACCCTTGTATCCGATCCCCCTGACCCTGAACGACGGAACCAAGACTGATTTCGGCAGGTTCAAGGGGGAGGTGGTGATGGTGGTCAACGTCGCCTCCAACTGCGGCCTGACACCCCAGTACGCCGGACTGGAGGCGCTGTACGAAAAGTTCCGCGACCGCGGATTCAACATCCTGGGGGTCCCGTGCAACCAGTTCGCAGGCCAGGAGCCTGGCAGTGACAGCGAAATCGCGGAGTTCTGCGAGCGGAATTACGGTGTGACCTTCCCTCTGACGGTCAAGGCCGACGTCCGCGGCAAGGACCAGCACCCGCTCTACACTGAGCTGACCAGATTCAAGACGGGGCTGCTGCCGGGACTGGTGAAATGGAACTTCGAGAAGTTCCTGGTTAACCGGGACGGCGAAGTGGTGGCCCGCTTCGCGCCGACTGTGGAGCCCGACTCTGCGGAAATCATCGATGCCATCGACAACGCCCTGGGCTGA